In a genomic window of Arachnia rubra:
- a CDS encoding ABC transporter substrate-binding protein, with product MRMLRSALALSSVLVLGLASCSTSGGSKNSSDSPSSPVSAAPSVSSSNSANVPKGDGSKTIYLVSKGFQHRFWQAVKQGAEQAGKEFNYKIEFVGPDNEQATQQQLDQLKTALAQKPAAIGFAALDSGSAEPVLEEIQQAGIPMVAFDSGVDSTIPKTTVSTDNKAAAGVAAKHMSELLGGKGTVGMVCHDQTSATGKQRCEGFQEWMKTNAPDIKLLEPQYAGEVGLAANTSKALITANSDINGIYGSNEATAIGALQGVNESGKKLTLVGFDSGKAQIDAIKAGTEAGAITQAPVKMGYETVIAGIKAANGMELPPTIDSGYSWFDKDNMTDPAIAQSLYE from the coding sequence ATGCGCATGCTGCGCTCCGCACTGGCACTGTCGTCAGTGCTGGTTCTGGGTCTCGCATCCTGCTCCACCTCTGGTGGCTCCAAGAACTCATCCGATTCTCCATCATCACCGGTCAGCGCCGCCCCTTCCGTCTCCTCCTCCAACAGCGCCAACGTTCCCAAGGGAGACGGCAGCAAGACCATCTACTTGGTCTCCAAAGGCTTCCAGCACCGCTTCTGGCAGGCTGTGAAACAGGGCGCCGAGCAGGCTGGCAAGGAGTTCAACTACAAGATTGAATTCGTCGGGCCCGACAATGAGCAGGCCACGCAGCAGCAGCTCGACCAGCTCAAGACGGCCTTGGCGCAGAAACCTGCTGCCATTGGTTTCGCCGCCCTCGACTCGGGGTCCGCGGAGCCGGTGCTGGAGGAGATCCAGCAGGCCGGTATCCCGATGGTCGCTTTTGACTCCGGGGTGGACTCCACCATCCCGAAGACCACCGTCTCCACCGATAACAAGGCTGCTGCCGGGGTGGCCGCCAAGCACATGTCCGAGTTGCTGGGCGGTAAGGGAACTGTCGGCATGGTTTGCCACGACCAGACTTCAGCCACCGGTAAGCAGCGGTGCGAGGGCTTCCAGGAGTGGATGAAGACCAACGCCCCAGACATCAAGCTCCTGGAACCGCAGTACGCCGGTGAGGTTGGCCTCGCGGCCAACACCTCGAAGGCCCTGATCACCGCGAACTCCGACATCAACGGCATCTATGGGTCCAACGAGGCCACCGCCATCGGGGCGCTGCAGGGGGTCAACGAATCCGGCAAGAAACTCACCCTGGTCGGATTCGACTCCGGGAAGGCCCAGATCGACGCCATCAAGGCAGGAACAGAGGCAGGGGCCATCACCCAGGCCCCGGTCAAGATGGGCTATGAGACCGTGATCGCTGGCATCAAGGCAGCCAACGGCATGGAACTGCCGCCCACCATCGACTCCGGTTACTCCTGGTTCGACAAGGACAATATGACCGATCCTGCGATCGCGCAGAGCCTCTACGAATGA
- a CDS encoding ABC transporter permease, producing MSINAASSPQPSKDLQFVRSWLQQLFVFAALIVVFVFFMFAASNFGLEIIPGILLQSAAIGTMALGATFIIATGGIDLSVGTGMTFCAVMAGVFMSSEFMDLPLGLGLLLTLLVGVAVGLVNGLLIAYLDLPPFIATLAMMMVTRGLSLIISKSSSIKIANPDYFAIANGNLVPYLSNAALIFVVFGIIAAVLLSKTLLGRYALAIGSNEEATRLSGINVKKWKLLVYVTAGLFTAFGAILYSARFGFVQPAEGLGMELQVIAAVVIGGTSLSGGRANIIGTMTGALLMMTLSVGLQMMGVQQQWQFVVTGVVVLLAVYADILRRKRAAAAL from the coding sequence GTGAGCATCAATGCCGCATCGTCCCCGCAGCCATCGAAGGACCTGCAGTTCGTGAGGTCCTGGCTTCAGCAGCTGTTCGTGTTCGCAGCGCTGATCGTGGTGTTCGTCTTCTTCATGTTCGCCGCCAGCAACTTCGGGCTGGAGATCATCCCAGGCATCCTCCTGCAGTCCGCGGCTATCGGTACCATGGCGCTGGGAGCCACCTTCATCATCGCCACCGGCGGCATCGATCTGTCCGTTGGCACGGGCATGACGTTCTGCGCCGTGATGGCAGGTGTCTTCATGTCCAGTGAATTCATGGACCTGCCGCTCGGGCTCGGCCTGCTGCTCACCCTTCTCGTCGGGGTCGCGGTCGGCCTCGTGAATGGCCTGCTGATTGCCTATCTCGACCTTCCGCCGTTCATCGCGACCCTGGCGATGATGATGGTCACCAGGGGCCTGTCGCTGATCATCTCGAAATCTTCCTCGATCAAGATCGCCAACCCCGATTACTTTGCGATCGCCAATGGGAACCTGGTGCCCTACCTGTCCAACGCAGCCCTGATCTTCGTCGTCTTCGGCATCATCGCGGCTGTGCTGCTCAGCAAAACCCTGCTCGGTCGTTATGCCCTCGCCATCGGCTCCAATGAGGAAGCCACCCGCCTCAGCGGCATCAACGTCAAGAAATGGAAGCTCCTGGTCTACGTCACCGCGGGGCTTTTCACCGCCTTCGGTGCCATCCTCTACTCCGCGCGCTTTGGCTTCGTGCAGCCCGCAGAAGGCCTGGGGATGGAGCTCCAGGTGATCGCGGCCGTGGTGATCGGTGGCACCTCGCTGTCGGGCGGGCGCGCCAACATCATCGGCACTATGACCGGTGCGCTGCTGATGATGACGTTGAGCGTCGGTCTCCAGATGATGGGCGTCCAGCAGCAGTGGCAGTTCGTCGTCACCGGTGTGGTCGTCCTGCTCGCTGTCTATGCCGACATTCTCCGCCGCAAACGGGCTGCCGCAGCTCTCTGA
- a CDS encoding sugar ABC transporter ATP-binding protein: MTKLLELKNISKTFPGVKALQNVNLDLEAGEVLGLCGENGAGKSTLMKILTGIYTADPGGQIWLEGRQVTVGGVAHARELGLSIIHQELNMVPDLTVAQNLYLGRPGSHKSGWINDSKLNHEAAKLFERLGMNLDPTARIGDLSVARQQMVEIARALSYNSRILVMDEPTAALTVGETEALFGMIRDFVTPSTGLIYISHRMPEIEEITHRVSVLRDGQYVGTVTTRDVEMREIISMMVGREVSAEARPRTKVTSGEVMLKVEGLSTKKLLRDVSFEVRKGEVLGFAGLMGAGRTEVARCVFGADPRSTGTIQVHGRTVNVREASDAVRAGIGYLSEDRKQFGLLLEQDIKANTVMAAMRDFNIGGFILDGKIRTVGQEYSQKLRVKTPNVHQLLGKLSGGNQQKVVISKWLVRNCDVLIFDEPTRGIDVGAKEEIYDLIEQLSGQGKAVIVISSELPEVLRLSHRIAVMAHGRITGFLNNEDATQENIMELATVGKAQLKGTAA, translated from the coding sequence GTGACGAAGCTGCTTGAGCTGAAGAACATCAGCAAGACCTTCCCAGGAGTAAAGGCCCTGCAGAACGTCAACCTCGACCTTGAAGCAGGAGAGGTCCTCGGTCTGTGTGGTGAGAATGGCGCAGGCAAGTCGACGCTGATGAAGATCCTCACCGGTATCTACACCGCCGATCCCGGCGGCCAGATCTGGCTTGAAGGTAGGCAGGTCACGGTGGGCGGTGTGGCTCATGCCCGTGAGCTGGGACTGTCCATCATCCATCAGGAGCTGAATATGGTCCCCGACCTGACGGTGGCCCAGAACCTATACCTTGGCCGCCCCGGCAGTCACAAGTCGGGATGGATCAATGACTCCAAACTGAACCACGAGGCCGCGAAGCTCTTCGAGCGGCTCGGGATGAACCTCGATCCGACAGCCCGGATCGGTGACCTATCCGTGGCCCGCCAGCAGATGGTCGAGATCGCGCGGGCGCTGTCCTACAACTCCCGGATCCTCGTGATGGATGAGCCCACAGCGGCCTTGACCGTTGGAGAGACGGAGGCCCTCTTCGGCATGATCCGGGACTTCGTGACTCCCTCCACCGGCCTGATCTACATCTCACACCGTATGCCGGAGATTGAGGAGATCACACACCGGGTCTCGGTGCTCCGCGACGGCCAGTATGTCGGCACCGTGACCACCCGGGATGTCGAGATGCGCGAGATCATCTCCATGATGGTGGGCAGGGAGGTGTCCGCTGAGGCGCGGCCCCGCACCAAGGTGACCTCCGGCGAGGTGATGCTGAAGGTCGAGGGGCTCTCCACCAAGAAACTGCTGCGAGATGTCAGCTTCGAGGTCCGCAAGGGTGAGGTCCTGGGTTTTGCAGGCCTGATGGGTGCTGGCCGCACCGAGGTGGCGCGTTGCGTCTTCGGGGCCGACCCACGCTCCACCGGAACGATCCAGGTCCACGGCAGGACGGTCAACGTCCGGGAGGCGTCCGATGCGGTCCGGGCCGGAATCGGTTACCTGTCGGAGGACCGCAAGCAGTTCGGGCTTCTGCTGGAACAGGACATCAAGGCGAACACCGTGATGGCCGCGATGCGCGACTTCAATATCGGTGGTTTCATTCTCGACGGCAAGATCCGCACTGTCGGCCAGGAGTACAGCCAGAAGTTGCGTGTCAAGACCCCCAACGTCCATCAGCTGCTCGGCAAACTGTCCGGCGGCAACCAGCAGAAGGTCGTCATCTCGAAGTGGCTCGTGCGCAACTGCGATGTCCTGATCTTCGATGAGCCCACCCGCGGCATCGACGTCGGGGCCAAAGAGGAGATCTACGACCTCATTGAGCAGCTCTCCGGGCAGGGCAAGGCGGTCATTGTCATCTCCTCCGAGCTGCCGGAGGTGCTGCGCCTGTCCCACCGCATCGCAGTCATGGCCCATGGCCGCATCACCGGCTTCCTCAACAACGAGGACGCCACCCAGGAAAACATCATGGAGCTGGCCACCGTCGGCAAAGCGCAATTGAAAGGAACCGCAGCGTGA
- the fbaA gene encoding class II fructose-bisphosphate aldolase, producing the protein MPVATPEVYAQMIDRAKEGKFAYPAINVSSSQTLNAALQGFTEAGSDGIIQVSTGGAEYFSGPTIKDKVAGAAAFAAFAQEVAKNYPVNVALHTDHCPKDKLDSFVRPLLAISEERVKNGQLPLFQSHMWDGSAVPMEENLSIADELLGRCAKANIILEIEVGVVGGEEDGVKAEINEKLYTTVADGLRTVEVLGLGDKGRYLTALTFGNVHGVYKPGAVKLRPEVLKEIQDAVGAKYGKERPFDLVFHGGSGSTPQEISDAVDFGVVKMNIDTDTQYAFTRPVADHMFRHYDGVLKVDGEVGNKKQYDPRSWGKAAEAGMAKRVVEACEYLRSAGTHA; encoded by the coding sequence ATGCCAGTTGCAACCCCTGAGGTCTATGCCCAGATGATCGACCGGGCCAAGGAGGGCAAGTTTGCCTACCCGGCCATCAATGTCAGCTCGTCCCAAACGCTGAATGCCGCTCTGCAAGGCTTCACCGAAGCCGGGTCCGATGGCATCATCCAGGTTTCCACCGGCGGTGCCGAGTACTTCTCGGGTCCTACGATCAAGGACAAGGTTGCTGGTGCCGCGGCCTTCGCAGCCTTCGCCCAAGAGGTCGCGAAGAATTATCCCGTCAACGTCGCCCTCCACACCGATCACTGTCCCAAGGACAAGCTGGACAGCTTCGTCCGTCCTCTGTTGGCCATCTCCGAGGAACGCGTGAAGAACGGTCAGCTCCCACTGTTCCAGTCGCACATGTGGGATGGTTCCGCGGTTCCGATGGAGGAGAACCTGTCCATCGCCGACGAACTGCTGGGCCGCTGCGCCAAGGCGAACATCATCCTTGAGATCGAGGTCGGTGTTGTCGGCGGCGAGGAGGACGGCGTCAAGGCGGAGATCAACGAGAAGCTCTACACCACCGTCGCAGACGGCCTGCGTACCGTCGAGGTGCTCGGTCTCGGCGACAAGGGCCGCTACCTGACCGCGCTTACCTTCGGTAACGTCCATGGCGTGTACAAGCCGGGTGCGGTGAAGCTGCGCCCGGAGGTGCTCAAGGAGATCCAGGATGCCGTCGGGGCCAAGTACGGTAAGGAACGTCCGTTCGATCTGGTGTTCCACGGTGGCTCCGGCTCCACCCCACAGGAGATCTCGGACGCCGTCGACTTCGGCGTGGTGAAGATGAACATCGACACCGATACCCAGTACGCCTTCACCCGCCCCGTCGCGGACCACATGTTCCGTCACTACGACGGTGTGCTGAAGGTCGACGGCGAGGTTGGCAATAAGAAGCAGTATGACCCGCGTTCGTGGGGCAAGGCCGCTGAGGCCGGTATGGCCAAGCGGGTCGTTGAGGCGTGCGAGTACCTGCGTTCCGCGGGAACTCACGCCTGA